In Caloranaerobacter sp. TR13, the sequence ATATGTTAGGTAAGATAGAATATGTTAATGAATCAAGTATGTTAAAGACTGATCATACAAGAATTAAACCAGGAGCTATACATGAAGCAAATGGAGGTTATTTAATAATACAAGCAAAAGATATATTAACTAATCCATTTGCATGGGATGGACTTAAAAGATCATTAATTAGTGAGGAAATAAAAATAGAGAATATTATAAAAGGTAGTGTTGTGGCAGAGACACTAAAACCTGAGCCTATACCTTTAGATGTTAAGGTAATTGTAATTGGAGATTATTACACGTATCAATTATTATATGATTATGATGATGATTTTAAGAAACTTTTTAAGATAAGAGCTGATTTTGACATTGAAATGGAAAGAAATGAAGAAAATATAAGAAAAATAGCATCATTTATAGCATCACATTGTAAAGGTGAAAATTTAAGGCATTTTCATAAATCAGCTATTGGTAAAGTAGTAGAATATTGCTCAAGATTAGCACAAGACCAAAGGAAACTTACTGCTAGATTTAACGAAATTGTTGAATTACTTTACGAAGCTGATGCTTGGGCTGAGACTATGGGGGATTCAGTAGTTACAGATAAGCATATAGTAAAAGCGATAGAAGAAAAGATACACAGGAATAATAAATATGAAGAAAAACTACAGGAACTGTTTAAAGATGGCACATTGATTATAGAAACATCAGGATGGAAAGTTGGAGAAATAAATGGTTTAGCTGTTATGGATTCAGGTCAATATTCTTTTGGTAGACCAAATAAGATAACAGTCTCAACATTTGTCGGAAAAGAAGGAATAATAAATATAGAAAGAGAAGTACAAAAAAGTGGAAGCATACATGATAAAGGAGTTTTAATTTTAAGTGGATATCTTGGTGAAAAATATGCAAGAGAAACCCCTTTATCTTTAACTGCAAGTATAACATTTGAGCAGTCTTATGAATTTATAGATGGTGATAGTGCTTCAAGTACTGAGCTATATGCATTATTATCTAGTCTTTCAGATTTACCAATAAATCAGGCAATAGCTGTTACAGGTTCTGTAAATCAGAAGGGGATGATACAACCAATAGGAGGAGTAAATGAAAAAATTGAAGGTTTTTACAAAGTTTGCAAAAGCAAGGGTTTTAAAGGTGGAGAAGGAGTTATAATTCCCTATCAAAACATTAAAAATCTTATGTTAAGCGATGAGGTAATTCAAGCAGTTGAAGAAGGAAAGTTCACAATCTATGCTGTA encodes:
- a CDS encoding Lon protease family protein, with product MRKDLVVPVEKLKNSCDLSIFQFETTEDIIPMKEIIGQERAMKALKFGLSVKKKGYNIFVTGITGTGRNSYSYSVAKDYAKKRKTPDDWCYVYNFNKPECPKAIRLKAGQGIVFKREVENVISKLRVDIPKVFSSREYEDRKNLIYHNYQKKVEEIIDELNEIAKNYGFIFKQNENGLISIPLVDGRPINEDELENISEEEIIKLRENSSKLSAEAYDIFNKFRKLDEQLRDRLKQLNEKVAFDAVDFYLDQLMKKYKDNEEIEKFLNEMEDDIIKNLSQFLDKEESNKLSDIIGKLSKQEDFFKRYEINLFIDNSNCQGAPVIREANPNYYNMLGKIEYVNESSMLKTDHTRIKPGAIHEANGGYLIIQAKDILTNPFAWDGLKRSLISEEIKIENIIKGSVVAETLKPEPIPLDVKVIVIGDYYTYQLLYDYDDDFKKLFKIRADFDIEMERNEENIRKIASFIASHCKGENLRHFHKSAIGKVVEYCSRLAQDQRKLTARFNEIVELLYEADAWAETMGDSVVTDKHIVKAIEEKIHRNNKYEEKLQELFKDGTLIIETSGWKVGEINGLAVMDSGQYSFGRPNKITVSTFVGKEGIINIEREVQKSGSIHDKGVLILSGYLGEKYARETPLSLTASITFEQSYEFIDGDSASSTELYALLSSLSDLPINQAIAVTGSVNQKGMIQPIGGVNEKIEGFYKVCKSKGFKGGEGVIIPYQNIKNLMLSDEVIQAVEEGKFTIYAVKTIEEGIEILTGVPAGEIDDKGRYPVGTVNYLVQKKLDKYANINREYD